The genomic DNA GAGGTTGTCCTTTGCCCGCAATCTTTTTGGAACACTCCAGCAGAGCGTTATGGATGTCCTTCGCACACGAGATCTGAGACTTGATCATGCCGAGGTACTGGCTGTAAGACATGGACTCGGTCTGCACCGTGTCCGGTTTGGTGGCAGTCGGGACCAAGTTGGGGGAATGCTTGGCGCTGTCGATGCTCTGGGAGAGGCACTCGTACGCGAGCCGCTGCGGAAATGACGGAGGAATACTTGTTAGAACATCATGTTAGCATTGTTGCTTGTGATGTTTCTTTTTCCAAAAGGTGAAGGGGAAAATAGTTAACAGGTAGAGTGGGGCTACAAAATTAGGTAAACATGTGTTTTTTGTAtaaaagccaaaaccagtgaagttggcatgttttgTAAATAactgaatacaataatttgcaaatatttttctacatatattcaattgaatagactgcaaagacaagatatttaatcttCCAACTgagatctttattttttttttgcaaataatcactcatttagaatttaatgccacaacacattgcaaaaaagttggcacgggggcatttttaccactgtgttacatggcctttccttttaacaacactcagtaaacgtttgggaactgaggagacacattgtttaagcttttcaggtggaattatttcccattcttgcttgatgtacagcttaagttgttcaacagtccggggccagtctagtacctgcactcttttactatgaagccacgctgttgcaacACAAGGCTTGGCAtattcttgctgaaataagcaggggcgcccatgttaacgttgcttggatggcaacatatgttgctccaaaacctgtatgtacctttcagcattaatggtgccttcaaagatttgtaagttacccatgccttgggcactaatacacacccataccatcacagatgctggcttttgaaccttacgcctagaacaatccggatggttcttttctaaaaacaatttgaaatgtggaatcgtcagaccacaggacacttttccactttgccgagcgaagccggcggcgtttctgggtgttgttgataaatggctttcactttgcatagtagagttttaacttgcacttacagatgtagcgaccaactgtatttactgacagtggttttctgaagagttcctgagcccatgtggtgatatcctttacacactgatgtcgctctttgatgcagtaccgcctgaggcatccaaggtcacaggcattcaatgttacgtgatttctccagattctctgaaccttttgatgatattacagaccgtagatggtgaaatccctaaattccttgcaatagcttgttgagaaatgttgttcttaaactgttggacaatttgctcgcgcatgtggtgacaaagtggtgaccctcaccccatccttgtttgtgaatgactgagcatttcatggaagctgcttctatacctaaccatggcacccacctgttccaaattagcctgttcaactgtgggatgttccaaataagtttttgatgagcattcctcaactttctctgtcttttttgccacttgtgccagcttttgtgaaacatgttgcaggcatcaaattccacctgagctaatatttgcaaaaaaagttttccatttcgaacattaagtatcttgtctttgcagtctattcaattgaatataggttgaatttTATGATTTACACTACGCGCCAACTTCAcatgttttggggtttgtagttaaaaaataaaatcccttCACATGATGCAGCACACTTTATAAACTACAGCTGCATTTGCATCTAGCATCCAATAGGGGTCACTATAACTGCACAGCGATTACAGAACTGTAATGAGAGCCTATTGAATGTGCATCAGGTCTCACCAAACACAGCTCCAGTTGGTCGCAAAGAGCATAAAATTCCTCCAGGCTTTTGTCAAAACGCGGAACAGTGGCGTCGCTACTTTTACTAAAAGACAAAAAGTGTGAAGAATTAGACCCTGACGACATAGCATGAATGACAAAGACTGTCACTCCCGACCGGTTCCGTAAAACCCGATGGGTCCACGCATGCGCAAAGACAATGTCACTTTCTAGAAATATTTCACATTGGAGCGTCCGCGACGTCACATGCTGTGATATTTGAATGTTATAtcaatgttttgtgttttgtattatatatatatatatatatatatatatatatatatatatatatatatatacatatatatatatatatatactaccgttcaaaagtttggggtcacattgaaatgtccttatttttgaaggaaaagcactgtacttttcaatgaagataactttaaactagtcttaac from Entelurus aequoreus isolate RoL-2023_Sb linkage group LG10, RoL_Eaeq_v1.1, whole genome shotgun sequence includes the following:
- the med29 gene encoding mediator of RNA polymerase II transcription subunit 29 is translated as MASQQHQPVGSSCQSASLQQQQLQLSQQQDFDPVHRFKMLIPQLKESLQNLMKIASINLSHNTTIDNGVKSSDATVPRFDKSLEEFYALCDQLELCLRLAYECLSQSIDSAKHSPNLVPTATKPDTVQTESMSYSQYLGMIKSQISCAKDIHNALLECSKKIAGKGQPPGIM